A segment of the Nitrosospira briensis C-128 genome:
CGCCCTGCCCTGGCCGATAAATATCGTGCCGTTCGCCTCCAGCAAATCTTTACGCTCCATACCCTTGCTGCGTGGGCGCGCACCCACGAGCATTGCGATATCGGCGTCGCGGAAAGCGGATTTGGGATCATCGGCGATGGTTACGTCCGCCAGCAGCGGAAATGCGCAATCATCGAGCTCCATTATGACGCCCTTGAGCGAAGGCAATGACGGCGGTATGTCCAGCAACTGCAGAATGACAGGCTGGTCCTGGCCAAGCATATCTCCCGCAGCGATGCGAAACAGTAGACTGTAACCGATCTGGCCGGCTGCACCCGTGATCGCTATACGAATAGGACGATCCATTCCTGCACTCCTGTAGGTGAGTTGCCGGGACAAGAAATTTCTTGGAATTTACCACGCATCCGACGCGCTTGTCTAACACGCATCCGGCACGCTTATCCAACGTAGCGAAGTCCGAAACTCACCCATCAATGGATGAGTAATGCACCTTCCTTCGTATTCGCATTTTATGCTCAAGCATCCCGCTCGATGCGAAGGATTTAAAAAAAAGATTTTTTAGTACATCGAGTAATTCGGATAAAAAATATTCCGCGCTGCTGCCAATTCAAAATCGTTCAAGATACATTCCGGCTGAATCCGAATGTAATGCCTTAGTTTTTTTAGGGATTATTTATGAGGGAACTCATGTTGTGCCGCTCGGTATAACGGTCTACACTAATCCGTAAAGGCAGGATCCGACCTACCGGAGAGCGAAAAAAATTGCAGAGAAAACGTCCCAAGTATCTTAATCTGCTGGAAATCAGGCAGCCGCTCCCTGCCGTGATCTCGATCCTGCATCGCTTGAGCGGAGCGTTGCTGTTCTTTCCGGGCATTCCGCTTCTCCTTTGCGGCCTTGACCTGATATTAAACTCACCGCAAGGCTACGCTCAATTTCAATCTTTTCTGGAGAACCCGCTTTTCAAGGTCGCGCTAGCACTCTTCTTGTGGTTTTTCCTGCATCATCTTTTTGCCGGCATTCGTTTTCTGGCGCTGGATCTGCATTATGGCGGCAAACTGGAACAGGCACGCTTCACCAGCAAGCTGGTGCTGACCATGGGGATCATTCTCACGCTACTGATCGCGGCGTGGATATGGTAAAGCGCGTCGTAACCGGCGCTCATTACGGCCTGCGTGACTGGCTGGCTCAGCGCATCACCGCAGTGGTCATGGTTGTCTTTACGCTTTTGCTTGCAGCAATATTAATGATTTCGCCGCCGCATGATGAAGCATCCTGGAAAGCAATATTCAGTAATCGATGGATGCGAATCGCCTCCTTCCTGTTTCTTGTCAGCCTCTTCTGGCATGCCTGGATCGGAATGCGCAATATTCTGATGGATTATGTTCACGCTACCGGCATTCGCCTGACGTTACAGATACTGGTCATCCTGTCCCTGATATTTTATACGATCTGGTCTGCGGAAATTTTGTGGGCTTTGGAGATGGCATGACAATAAGTAAGCGAAAATTCGACGCGGTAATCGTGGGTGCCGGCGGCGCCGGCATGCGCGCGGCATTACAATTATCCGAGGCGGGACTCAAGGTCGCCGTGTTATCCAAGGTCTTCCCCACCCGTTCCCACACGGTTTCTGCGCAGGGTGGCATTGCCGCGGCGCTCGGAAATGTTACGGAGGATAACTGGCACTGGCATATGTACGATACCGTGAAAGGCTCGGATTATCTCGGCGACCAGGACGCTATCGAATTCATGTGTCGCCAGGCCAGCGAAGTGGTGTATGAACTGGAGCATTTCGGCATGCCGTTCGATCGCCTGGAGAGCGGGAAAATTTACCAGCGTCCATTTGGCGGTCAATCACAGAATTTCGGCGGCGCCCAGGCAACGCGCTCGTGCGCCGTGGCGGATCGTACCGGCCATGCCATGCTGCATACGTTATATCAGCGCAATGTGCAGGCCAACACCCAGTTTTTTATTGAATGGATGGGGCTGGATCTGATCCGTGATGAAGAAGGAGATGTGTGCGGCGTGACCGCGTTGGACATCGAAACCGGCGACGTCATGCTCCTGCAGGCAAGGGCGACGCTGTTCGCGACCGGGGGCGGCGCCCGCATATTCAGTGCCAGCACTAATGCATTGATCAATACAGGCGATGGTCTCGGCATGGCGATACGCGCAGGCCTCCCTCTGGAGGATATGGAATTCTGGCAGTTTCACCCCACTGGCGTGTATGGAGTTGGCATACTTATCAGCGAAGCGGTGCGCGGCGAAGGTGGCTATTTGCTCAATAAAAACGGTGAGCGTTTCATGGAACGCTATGCGCCCCATGCCAAAGACCTGGCCAGCAGGGATGTGGTGTCGCGTGCGCTGACGATGGAAATAAAGGAAGGGCGCGGCTGCGGCAGGGATGCCGACCATCTGTTGCTAAAACTTGATCATCTCGGTGCGGATGTGATTAAAGCGCGATTGCCCGGTATTCGTGAAATCGCCATGAAATTTGCCCATACAGACCCGATCCATGACCCGATTCCAGTGGTGCCTACCGCGCATTATATGATGGGGGGAATCCCCACCAATTTGTATGGGCAAGTGGTTGCACCGTATAAAACCGGACCTGAGGAGGTCGTGCAGGGATTTTATGCCGTGGGGGAGTGCGCTTGCGTATCCGTACACGGCGCCAATCGCCTCGGCACCAATTCGCTCCTCGACATTATTGTTTTCGGCCGCGCTGCCGGCAATCAGATTATCGAGGATTTGAACAGGCATCCGCATCATAAACAGCTGCCTGCCGATGCCGCAGACAAAGCGCTCGCGCGCCTTGACCGCCTGAACAATCAGAAGGATGGCGAAAACGTAGCGCAAGTAAGCGACGATTTACGCAAGACCA
Coding sequences within it:
- the sdhC gene encoding succinate dehydrogenase, cytochrome b556 subunit codes for the protein MQRKRPKYLNLLEIRQPLPAVISILHRLSGALLFFPGIPLLLCGLDLILNSPQGYAQFQSFLENPLFKVALALFLWFFLHHLFAGIRFLALDLHYGGKLEQARFTSKLVLTMGIILTLLIAAWIW
- the sdhD gene encoding succinate dehydrogenase, hydrophobic membrane anchor protein, producing MVKRVVTGAHYGLRDWLAQRITAVVMVVFTLLLAAILMISPPHDEASWKAIFSNRWMRIASFLFLVSLFWHAWIGMRNILMDYVHATGIRLTLQILVILSLIFYTIWSAEILWALEMA
- the sdhA gene encoding succinate dehydrogenase flavoprotein subunit, which codes for MTISKRKFDAVIVGAGGAGMRAALQLSEAGLKVAVLSKVFPTRSHTVSAQGGIAAALGNVTEDNWHWHMYDTVKGSDYLGDQDAIEFMCRQASEVVYELEHFGMPFDRLESGKIYQRPFGGQSQNFGGAQATRSCAVADRTGHAMLHTLYQRNVQANTQFFIEWMGLDLIRDEEGDVCGVTALDIETGDVMLLQARATLFATGGGARIFSASTNALINTGDGLGMAIRAGLPLEDMEFWQFHPTGVYGVGILISEAVRGEGGYLLNKNGERFMERYAPHAKDLASRDVVSRALTMEIKEGRGCGRDADHLLLKLDHLGADVIKARLPGIREIAMKFAHTDPIHDPIPVVPTAHYMMGGIPTNLYGQVVAPYKTGPEEVVQGFYAVGECACVSVHGANRLGTNSLLDIIVFGRAAGNQIIEDLNRHPHHKQLPADAADKALARLDRLNNQKDGENVAQVSDDLRKTMQTHCGVFRFPDTLRQGVEKIEEVAERVRHTEIRDKSRVFNTARVEALELDNLVEVAVASMISAEARTESRGAHARDDFPSRDDDKWLKHTLYFSEGRRLDYKPVRLKPLTVDSFPPKARTY